The following DNA comes from Nocardia sp. XZ_19_385.
CGTCTGCGACCAACCTTGGCGGCGACGGATAAGAGTGGACTGAGATCCTGCTTTGACCCTGCTTTGGAGTTTTGTTCAGAGGTCCGCGGGGGCGTCGTCTATTTCCGGCAGCACACCGGGCGCAGCGCCCTCACCAGGTAACACAATACGGATCAGGGCACCGCCCCGGTCGGAAGTGTCGATGGTGATGGTGCCGCCGTGTTTGGTTACGACTTGTTTGACGATGGCCAATCCGAGACCTGAGCCGGGCATGGAACGCGCGGCGGTGGTCCGATAGAAGCGCTCGAAAACCAGCTCGCGTTCGGCGACCGGAATTCCGTGCCCGGCGTCGTCGACGGCGAGTTCCAAAAGTCCGCGGCCGGTCTCGCGCATGGCGACGTGCACCTGTGCGCCCGCCGGACTCCATTTCGCCGCATTGTCGAGCACATTGAGCACCGCGCGCTCCAGGCCTGCCTCGTGGCCGTACATGAACCACGGGCGCAGCTCGGCCACGAACTCGATGGAGCCGCGCCGCCGCCGCGCCCGTTCCAGCGCCCGCTCGGTGACCTCGCCGAGATCGATACGGTCGTAGACGGTTTCGGGGGCGTCCTCGCGGGCCAGGTCGACCAGGTCGCCGACCAGCTGGGACAGTTCCTCGATCTGGGCGACCACGTCCGAGCGCAGCTCGGCCATGTCCTCCTCGGGGATGCTCGGGGCGCCCGGCCGGCTGGAGGCGATGAGCAGCTCCATGTTGGTGCGCAGCGAGGTGAGCGGCGTCTTCAGCTCGTGCCCGGCGTCGGCGACCAGCCGGCGTTGCCGGTCCCGGGATTCCGCGAGCGCGCGCAGCATGGTGTTGAAACTCTCGGTGAGCCGGGCCAATTCGTCGTCGCCGGTGACCGGGATGGGGGTCAGGTCGTCGGTGCGGGCGATCCGCTCGGTGGCCGAGGTGAGCCGGGCGATGGGCCGTAACCCGGTGCGGCCCACGGCGGTTCCGGCGGCCGCGGCCAGCACGACACCGCACCCGCCGACCACGAACAGCAGCCAGGCCAGCCGGTCGAGCACCTCCCGGGTCGGCTCCAGGCGCTGCGAAATGATCAGCGTCGCCCCGGAATTCGTGGGCATGGCCAGCACCCGCTGGTTGTGCACGGTGCGCAGCGAGGAGGTCAGCTTGCCGTCGGCGACCGCGAGTTCCTGACTGCCGACCGGCGGAATCGTCTGCTGCGGCGGCATATACGGCTTGTGGTCGGCGAAAATCAGTGCCACGCCGACGTCATTGGAGAACAGACCCGCCAGCACGATGGACTGGAAGCCGAGATTCTCGAAATTGTTGTTGATCATCGTCTCGGCGCGCGCCTTCAGCTGCGAGTCGACGTCGTTGTACAGCGCCCGCTCCACCATCGCGTACGCGGCGATGGAGGTGACGGCGACCGCGATGGCCACCACCGAGGCGGCCAGCAGGGTGACCCGCCACCGCAGCGACACCGATCGGGTCAGCGGCATCGGCGGGCGCATCTCCGCGTCGTGCGGGCGCTGGCCGAGTGTGGCGACGACCGGCCGCCGGGGAATACTTCGTGCCATGACTCCCGGCCCTACGGAGGGGTCTCGCGTAGCACGTAGCCGACGCCACGCACGGTGTGGATCAGCCGCGGTTCCCCCTCGGCCTCGGTCTTGCGGCGCAGGTAGCCGATGTAGACCTCGAGCGCGTTGCCGGAGGTCGGGAAGTCGTAGCCCCATACTTCTTCCAGGATGCGGCTGCGGGTCAGCACCCGGCGCGGATTGGCCATCAGCATTTCCAGCAGCGAGAACTCGGTGCGGGTCAGGCTGATCGAGCGGCTCTCGCGCCACACCTCGCGGGTGACCGGGTCCAGCGACAGGTCGGCGAACCGCATGGCCTCGGAGCCTTCCTCCGGGTCGATGGCGCGGCGGCGCAGCAGCGCGCGCAGCCGGGCCAGCAACTCCTCCAGCGCGAACGGCTTCGGCAGGTAGTCGTCGGCGCCCGCGTCCAGGCCCGCTACCCGCTCGGAGACCGAATCGCGTGCCGTCAGCACCAGAATCGGCAGATCGTCACCGGTGCTGCGCAGGCGGCGGCAAACTTCCAGGCCGTCCATGCGCGGCATCATCACATCGAGGACGAGGGCGTCGGGTCGTTGCGCGGTGGCCTTCTCCAAGGCGTCCACACCATCCACCGCGAGGTCGACGGTATAGCCGTTGAAGGTCAGCGACCGGCGCAGCGATTCCCGGACGGCGCGATCGTCGTCGACTACCAGAATGCGCATGCGACCAGTTTGGCCCTAACGACTGAGAGTGCACTGAGAGGGGCGGTCGCGACACGCCGGACAGCCCTGGACACCATTCAGCAACCCTTCGATCGCGAGCCGGAGTGGGTCCGACCGAAAAGCGCTCTGCCCGTGCGTCATTGCGGACCCGAGCCTGCTGCCGGTTTCAATTGCCGCTCGTCACCGGACACGGTATGTTTCACGTGCCATTTAACAAGACCTCTGGTTGGTTATGGACAGGCACCGCTGCCGAGTGTGAGCCGGGGGCCTAATCGAGAGAGCTGAGGGATAGAGGCGGGATGGAAGCTGCACCGCGATCCTGGCAGACGATTTTCTCCAACTGGTCGGTTGCCCGCAAGGTCGCCATCGCGCTGCTCCCACCCGTGATCTTGGCCATGTCCTTCGCTGTACTGCGCGTCGACAACCATCTGGACGGCATGCAGCAGGTGCGGCAGGCCAGCGAGTACAACGCGGCCGTCCACCAGATCATCGAATTCGCCGGAGCCAGCACCGAATTGGCGGTCAGCGCGGTCAACACCCTGGGCGGTGACCCGGCCGACCCGCGCATCGGCAAGGCCAACACCCGGTTCGACCGGGCGGTGGCCGACCTGGAATCGGTGCTGCGCCTGCCGAAAACCGATCCCGGTCTGCTCCGCGACATGAACTCGGCGATCACCGCGTCGAAAGCGATGCGTGACAAGTCGCGGGCGACCCCACCCCCGGAGCTGAGCACTCAGCTCGACGCCATCCTGGGCTACGTCGACAAGGCGATGGCCTCCTCGGACGGCGTCGCCTCCACCTACAACGGGGCACAGCGCTACATGCTGCAGGTCAGCGCGATCGTCACCGCGCGCCGGGCCTTCGCTCAGCAGCAGATGCTCATCGGGATGATGACCTCCGGCCGCAACAGCGCGTCGCAGCAGGAGCAGCTGGCCGCCCGCATCCTGACCACCGCCGGCTCGGAGATGGCGCTGATCCAGGTCTACGACCAGGTCCTGCCCACCGACGCCCCGTTCAAGGACCCGCTGCTGGCCGGCGCGATGGCCCGGATGGCCGCCGTCGCCGATCCGTCCAAGGCGGCGGACCTGGTCGAGTCGACGCGGACCAGCGTCGCCACCTACGATCTGGTCGCCACCGACCGGGCGCGTGCGGTCGAACGGGTGCTGGGTGCGGCCCTGACCACCGCGCGCAACGACGCGATGCGCGACACCTCGATCATCATCGGCACCCTGCTCGCCGGTTTGGCGCTGGCGTTGTGGGTGGCTCAGGCGCTGGTCATGTCGATCCGGCGGCTCCGCCACGACGTGCTGGACACCGCGCACGTGCGGCTGCCCGAGGAACTGGCGCTGGTGTACTCCGGCGGCACTCCCCCGCCGATTACCCCGGTCGGTGTCACCGGCCGCGACGAGATCGGCCAGCTCGCCCGCGCCGTCGACGAAATGCACGAGCAGGCCCTGAATCTCGCCGCGCTCCGACTACAGATCGGCAAGATGTTCGAGACGCTGTCCCGGCGCAGCCAGTCGCTGGTGGAACAGCAGCTGACGCTGATCGAGGAACTCGAGCGCAACGAAGAGGACCCGGTCCGGCTGCAGAGCATGTTCCGGCTCGATCATCTCGCCACCCGCATGCGCCGCAACGGCGACAACCTGCTGGTGCTGGCCGGCACCCCGCTGCGCCGCGGTCACCTGGAACCGGTCGGCCTCGGCGACATGCTCTGGAGCGCCATCTCCCAGGTCGAGGACTATCAGCGCGCCGAAATCGGTTCCGTGCCCACCGGAATCGTCGCCGGTGCGGCCGCTGTCGACATCGAGCATCTGGTCGCCGAACTGATCGACAACGCGCTGCGGTACTCCCCGCCGGATCGCCGGGTCGGGGTCGGGGTGGCCCGCACCATGGACAGCGGCTACCTGATCGAGATCATCGACCGCGGCCTCGGCATGTCCGACGAGGACCTGGAAGCGGCCAACAACCGCCTCTCCTCGGGCGGCGCGGTCAACTTCGAAACCGCCCGCCGCATGGGCCTTTTCGTGGTCAGTAATCTTTCGGCCCGGCACGGCATCCAGGTCAGCCTGCGCCGTACCGCCTCCACCACCGACACCGCCGGCATCACCGCCGCGGTACATCTGCCCGCGCGCCTGGTCTCGCTGCCCGAGTCCGACCACCCGACCGCCCCGGTGGTGCCGTTGCCGCAGGCGCCGTCGGCGCCGCACCTGCAGCCGGTGCCCGATCCGGAATCGGTGGAGACGACCGCGCCCCAGCGCACCGCGTACGGTCTGCCACGCCGGATCCCGGTGCCGGTGGAACCCGATCCCGCGCCCGAGGTTTCGACTCCGGCGGGTTACGAGAGCCGTTTCTCCGTCGATCCGGTGTCGCGCGACATCGAGCCGGTCGCCGAACTGACTCCGCCCGCGCCACTACGCCCGGTAGACGAGGAACCCGAGCACACCTTCAGCCCGCACTTGGTCTCCGCGGAGCCCGAAAGCAGGATCGGCGCACACGCGGCCGCCGAGGAGCCCGAAAACAGCTTCGGCGCACACTCGGCCGCCGAGGAGCCCGAAAGCACCTTCGGTCCACCGATTTTCGAACCGGTCTCCGCCGATCCGGACGACGGCGGCGGCGCCGCTCCGATCTACCAGCGCATGGTCTCGGAGTGGCTGGTGGATTCGGCGGCCTCGGATTCCTCGGGCGCGCAATGGAGCTCGCCCGCCGACTCCGGCTGGCAGGCCGCGGCCGAAGCCAGCACTCCGGCCTCCTCCGGCCGGACCCGCGGCGGTCTGCCGATTCGCCGGCCCGGCGCCCAGCTGGTTCCCGGCAGCGTCGACCCGAGCGCCGACGCCGGAATCCGGGACCCGGAAGAAATCCGCGAAAACCTCACCCGCCATCTGAACGGCGTCTTCAGCGGTCGCCGCGCCGCCGACGCCAAACACGAACATGGGGAATTTGTATGAGTGAATCCAACAACGCCAATCTCAACTGGCTGGTCGCGCGGTTCGCTCGCGAAGTACCCGGCGTCTCGCACGCGGTCCTCGTATCCGCGGACGGGTTACTCCAGGCCACCAGCGACAATCTCCCAGAGGAGCGCGCCGAGCAGCTCGCCGCCATCACGGCCGGCCTGGCCAGCCTGGCCGCCGGGGCGGTGCAACTGTTCGACGGCGGCAAGGTGATGCAGTCGATCGTCGATATGCAGCGCGGCTACCTGTTGGTGATGAGCGTCGGAACGGCCTCGCACCTCGCGGTGCTGGCCACCAAGCAGCACGACATCGGCCGGATCGGCTATGAGATGGCCCTGCTCGTCGACCGGGTCGGGACGGTCATTCAGGCCACCGCCCGATCTTCCGTGTGAGTCCGCCTGTGCCCAGCCCTGTCGACCCGTACAGCACTGGCGAGTCGCCGCGCCGGCCTGGCCGGGTGCGGCCCTACGCCCTCACCGGAGGACGCACCGCATCCACCGTCGATCTGCCGTTGGAGGCGGTGATCGAGACGGTGTCGTTTCCGTCCTACCCGGCTTGGCCGGCCGGCGATATCCGGATGGAACTCCTGCACCTAGGTACTCAGCGACTGTCCGTGGCCGAGATCGCCGGTCGTCTGGAGCGCCCGCTGGGGCTGGTCCGGGTGATGATCGGCGATCTGGTGGTCGCGGGCTCCCTGCGCGTGCATTCGACCTTGACCGACGACGCGAGTTACGACGAGCGCCGTGCCCTGATGGAGAGGACCCTGCGTGGAATCCGCGCCCTTTAAGACCTTCGGGCTCGAAGAAGCCCGCACCGCGTCGACCAAGATCGTCATCGCGGGCGGATTCGGCGCCGGCAAGACGACTTTCGTCGGGGCGGTGTCGGAGATCGTGCCGCTGCGCACCGAAGCCCTGGTGACCGACGCCTCCGACGGCGTGGACGACCTCTCGGTCACCCCGGACAAGACCACCACCACGGTGGCCATGGACTTCGGCCGGATCATCCTGCCGAACAACATGGTGCTGTACCTGTTCGGTACGCCGGGGCAGCGCCGGTTCTGGTTCATGTGGGACGACCTGGTGCGCGGCGCGATCGGCGCGGTCGTGCTGGTGGACACCCGCCGGATCGAGGACAGTTTCGCGCCGGTCGACTACTTCGAGTCCCGCAAGCTGCCGTTCCTGGTGGCGATCAACCGGTTCCCCGGCGCGCCGCGGTTCCCGCTGAACGAGGTGCGCGAGGCGCTCTCGATCCGGGAGGGTGTGCCGATCATCGATATCGACGCGCGCAGCGCCGAGGAGGTGCGGCGCACGCTGGCCGCGATCACCGAATACGCCCTGATGCGGTTGACGGCCCAGGAGTTCGAGCGGACCGGCCGTCATGTCTGAGATCGACTACTTCGCCATGGGCAACTGGATGCTCGGGCTGGCCTTCGCGGTGTCCGCGCTCGGGGCGCTGATCGGCCTGATCTGCATCCGGCACGCGGGAACGCCGGACATCTCGACGCGGGCCGCGCTGGGCTGGCTGACCATCGGCGCGATCTCGATCGGCGGGATCGGGTTCTGGCTGACGAGTTTGGTGCTGCTGCTGGGCTTCTCGGTGTCGGACAGTCCGGTGCGCTACGAGGTCGGCCCGATCGCGGCGGGGCTGGCGCCAGCCACCCTGGGTTGCCTGCTCGGGCTGGTGCTCGCGGGGAACCGGTCCCAGCTGACGCGCTCGCTGGCGGGCGGCGCGATCGCGGCGCTCGGGCTGGTGACCACGGTGATGCTGGGCGTGCACGCGGTGCGCGTGCGTGGCACGGTGTCTGTCGAGACCTGGCCGCTGTACTTCGTCGGCGTGGTCGCGGTGCTCGGGTTCGTCGGCGCGCTCTGGCTGACGCTGACCTACCGGGACTCGGTGCGGGCCCGGGTGGGCGCCGCGCTGCTGGCCGGGGCGACCGTCGTAGCCGCGCAGATGCTCGCCATGTCCGCGATCGAGGTCGACATCGAGCCCGGTGTGCCGGTGTCCAACGGCATCGAGCTGTTCGACTTCGCCTATCCGGCATTCGTGGTGGGTCTGCTCACCTTGGCCGTGCCGATCGCCGCGGTGCTGCTGGCGCCGCTGCGCCGGCCGTTCGAGTCCACGCTGACCGAAGAGACCCCGGTGGGGCAGCCAGGCTGATCGACGCGAAGTCGCGCGACCGAATGTGAGCGCGACTTACAGTGGGAGACATGCGGTTCGGACTGGACTATGCGGGTGGGCGTCCAGGCGGCGCGGCCATCCGAGCGGCCGGATTCGATTTCGTGGTGCGGTATCTCAGCTCCGGCGGGCCCTCGCTGCCGGGCAAGCTGCTCACTCCCGCCGAGGCGGATGACCTTCGGGCGCACGGAGTTTCGATCGCTTCGAACTGGGAGACCTATGCCGATCGGATGCTCGAGGGCTACGACGCGGGCGCGCTGGACGCCGAGCTGGGGCTGGCGCAGGTGCTGCGCTGCGGCGGGCGCACCGACCGGCCCATCTATTTCTCGGTCGATTTCGATGCCACGCCGCAGCAGCAGGTCCCGATCAACGCCTATCTGGATGGCGCGGCGACGGTGCTGGGTCGCGCGAATATCGGTATCTACGGCGGCTATTGGCCGGTGAGCCGGGCGCTGGATTCCGGGCACGCGGTGTGGGCCTGGCAGACCGACGCCTGGTCGGGCGGAAATGTGGAGTCGCGCCGCAATATCCATCAGACACTGCGTCAGCCGGTGGTCGGCGGCGTGGTCTGCGATGTGAATGTCGCGGAGACCGCGGATTTCGGGCAGTGGGATTTCGTACAGGAGGAGCCGGACGTGACGCCGGAACAAGAGGAAGTGCTGCGGGATATCCAGATTCAGCTGCGCGGGCCGGGTTTGTCCGGGTGGCCGCAGCTGGGTACCGACGCCGAGGGACGGAATCTGACGCTGGTCGACGGGCTGGCGGCGGCGCTGCGCCGGATCGACGAGCTGGAGGACGACACCGAGGCGTTGCGCGTGCAGGTCGATGAATTGCTGGCGGAGGTGCGGCGCTTGGAGGGGCCGCGCTGGCCGTGGCCACTGTCTGCGATCCAACGCGATCGGGCCAGGTAGCAAGTCGGCGGGGGCGCCAATTTTGGCGATGAGCGGGTTCTCTCGGTTACCCGGGAGAACCCGCCCTCGCGAATGAATGTACCGGCGGCACGACACGATTTCATCACTGCATTGGGACTTTTACGGTCACCAAAAACCAACTCGCAGTACGCAATTCCCCCCATGGTTATCGGCCCGCTAGCTGGGCTTTCGGAAAAACTCCAGGTGCTTTCCACGAGATCAGTAGCTGGCTGATTGCCCCAGATCACCTTTGATTTCCGGCCCGATATGCCCCACATGCGAGATACCGTGGCAACCCCTGGTGATCGTCTGTAAGGAGTGTTCACATGGCCGTCAACGTAGTGCTCGACAAGGTGCTCGATAAGGCCTACGAGGACAAGACGCTCGACGAAATCCTGTCCGCCCCACCGTCCGCCCTGGCCGGGCTCACCGAAGAGCACGACAAGGTGCTGGCGGCCCTGAAGATCAAGACCATTGCCGATCTGGGCAAGAACAAGTATTTCCAGCTGGCCTCGACGCTGGTCGAACTGGCCGACAAAGAAGGCTGATCACTGCGCCCTGCCATCCCGGCACGCCTTGCGGCCTGCCGGGATGACGGGGTTCGCGCTCTAAAGGCGCGTCGGGTCGACCAGTCCGAGCTGCACGGCCTTGACCAGGCGGCGCGGAACCTTGTGCGCCACACTGCCGACCTTGACCTCGACCAGGTCCGGCGGGGTCGCCTTCCACTGGGCCCGGCGACTGCGGGTGTTGGAGCGCGACATCCGCCGCTTCGGCACCGCCATGTCAGCTCTCCTTGCTCGCGCGCGGGTTGCGCCGGCCGTACTTGCGCTCGAACTTCTCCACCCGGCCCTGGGTATCCATGACCCGGCTGGTGCCGGTCCAGAACGGGTGCGAATCCGAGGTGACGTCCACCACCAGCAGCGGATAGGTGTTGCCGTCCGCCCATTCGATGGTGCGCGCGCTGGTCGCGGTGGAGCGGGTCAGAAACCGCTTGCCGGTGCTCTGGTCCTCGAACACCACGGGGTGGTAGTCCGGATGAATTCCTGCTTTCACTTACCTTCTCCTCTCTGAGAATTCGGCTGCGCGGGGGCCGATTCGGAGTCCGCACAGGGGTCTTGGTGCCACTCGCCGAACGGGTCTTCCCACTGCGCCACCCGCTCGGGTGCGCGTTCGACCAGGCGCAGTTCGTCGTCCTCCACCAGCGCCCAGTGCAGGGCGTGGCGGATATCGGCGGGATCGGCGTCGTGCGCCAGGATCACCAGCGAGATATCGCGGTCGCCGAAGGTGTCGTCCCAGCGCAGCGCCGCGAGCGCGCGCCGGGCCGGATCCGCCTGCGCCACTTCGTCCGCCGGCATCGCGGCGAGCCAGCGCCCGGCGCCGCCGACCCGCAGGCCACCGCCCGCGGACTCCAGCCACACCACCTCGCCGGGCTGGGTGGCCAGCCACATCCGGCCGCGCGCGGTGACCACGCCTTCGAACAGCACGTCCAGGGCTTCGTGCAGGCGTTCGGGATGGAACGGACGGCTCGCGGCGAACTCGATGAGCGTCACGCCGTGCTCGGTGCCCAGCGGGGGCTGACCGCGCAGCAGCGGAGCGTGCGCGTCGAAAATCCGGCCACGGCGCGAACCGGCGGGGATCCGCGCCAGCAGCTTCTCGATCTCGGCGGTGCCGACCGTGGCGAGGTCTTCGCTCCAGCAGACCGGGGCGTCGGGCACCAACCGGGCCAGCACCTCCGCGAGCCGAGCCTGGTCCAATGCGTCGACGGCGGGGCCGAGCGCCACCAGGGCGTCGGCGAAGTCGACCTGTCCGACGGCCACCTGCGCGACCGTGCGGTCGTCGTCGGCCGCGGCCAGGCCACGCTCGGCGAGGGTCTCGTCGCCGGTGGCGTCGGCCAGCCAGGTCTGGGTGTCCAGGCAGGTCAGCACGGCCTCGACGCGCACGTCCCGCCCGGCCGGGCCGTCCACGCGGCCGACGATCCCGGCCACCACGACACCCTCGATGGCCTGGCACACGGCTTCGGCCTCGAAGGCCGGATCCAGCGCCAGCACAATGCGATCCACCGAATCCCGGGCGGACAGCTTGCACAGCAGCGGCAGCAGATCGGCGCGCAACGTGCAGGAGACGCAGCCGTGCGCCAGCTCCAGCACCTCGGTGCTCTCGCGTCCGTCCTGCCACACCGTGCGCCGCACGATGCCCTCGCGCAGTTCGCTCAGCTCGTGCCGGACCACGACCGTGCCCGCAGCCTGCCGCAGTGCGGCGGCGAGATGGTCCACCCCCTGGGTGGCACGTCCCGCGAAGCCCGCGATCAGCACGACCGGCGTGCGCTCGAGAACAGCCACCGGGAACTCCTTTCGACAACGATTTCCATTAACCGAAGAGCAACGCTACAGTCTGAATCAGTCGTTGTCGAAAATGATTGTCATCTACTGGAGGGAGCCAGCATGTCGGCCCACTGCCAGGTCACCGGGCGTAAGCCCGGCTTCGGCAAGTCCGTATCGCACTCGCACAAGCGGACGAACCGGCGTTGGAACCCCAATATCCAGCGCAAGACCTACTACCTGCCCAGCGAGGACCGGCGCATCACGCTGACCGTCTCCACCAAGGGCATCAAGACCATCGACCGGGACGGTATCGAGGCGGTCGTCACCCGCCTGCGCGCCCGCGGCGAGAAGATCTAGGAGCACACGATGGCATCCAAATCGACCGAACTGCGGCCGATCGTCAAGCTGAAGTCCACCGCCGGCACCGGCTACACCTACGTCACGCGCAAGAACCGGCGCAACGACCCGGACCGCATGGTGCTGAAGAAGTACGACCCCGTTGTGCGCAAGCACGTGGACTTCCGCGAGGAGCGCTAGATGGCCAAGAAGTCGAAGATCGCACGCAATGAACAGCGCCGGGAAGTGGTGGCGCGCTACGCGGCTCGCCGCGCCGAGCTCAAGGAAATCATCCGCAAACCGGGCACGCCGGAGGACGCGCGGGCCGCGGCCCAGGCGGCGCTGCAGCGGCTGCCCAGAGACGCCAGTCCGGTACGATTGCGCAATCGGGACGCTGCGGACGGACGTCCACGCGGTCACCTCCGGAAGTTCGGACTCTCCCGTGTACGTGTGCGCGAGATGGCCCACCGAGGCGAACTCCCCGGTGTGAGCAAAGCGAGCTGGTAGAAACCACCGATCCCGCAGAAGGAAACCCTGATATGGCAGTCAAGCGAGCACCGTCGAAGAAGGTTCGCGCCGAACAGGCCCGCAAGCCCAAGAAGAACCCGCTCATCGCCGCGGGGATCGAAACCGTCGACTACAAAGACGTGAACCTGTTGCGCACCTTCATCTCCGACCGCGGCAAGATCCGCAGCCGTCGCGTCACAGGACTGACCCCGCAGCAGCAGCGGCAGGTCGCCGTCGCGGTGAAGAACGCGCGCGAGATGGCGCTGCTGCCGTTCACCAGCAAGTAGGTCGTGCAGACGAAAGCGGGCCCCGAATGCTTCGGGGCCCGCTTGTCGTTTGCCGTGGCTACGGGATCTTGAGCTCCTGGCCGGGCTGAATCGAATCCGGATTGTCGATGCCGCTGGCATCGGCGATCTCCTGGTAGCGGTTGCCGTCGCCGAGGAAGCGCTCGGCGATCGCCCACATGGTGTCGCCCGGCTCGACGGTGTAGGACCGGCCGCCCTCGGCCGGCGGGGCCGCGGCCGGTTCCGCCGCGGGCGCTTCGATCGGGTTGTCGGTCTTGGTGTCCGTGGCCCAGACCGCGCCGCCGTCGGCGCCGTAGAGGACGACATTGCGGTCGGGCTGCACGGTGAGGCGGTCCACGCTCTTGCCGTTGGTCTCGGTGGACCAGGCGGCCGAGCCGTCGCCCTTGTACACCACGAAGTTGCCATCCTGCTGCAACACTGCTTTCTGCACATCCTGACCGTGAGTCTGGGCGGCCCACACCACATTTCCGCCCGGCTCGGACAGCACCAGATTGCCGTCCGGTTGCAGTGCCAGGGTGTACGCACCGTTGGTCAGAGACTGGCCGAGCCCGAGTTCTTCGCCGACGCGCAGTGTGTCGCCCACTGATGGTCCTTTCGCAGAGGTAGCAGTGCATCTCACAGCGATGCCCGCCCACTCGTGGCGCGCATCAGGGGCGAATGTACTGCGAGTTCGCCGCCCGGCCGCGGATTCCGGCCAGCGATTTGCTGAAAAGTAACGTCTGCTCGGCCCGCAGTCCGCTCGAAGCGGAACCGGAGGTGCCCTCGACTAGGGTTGGTTTATGTACCGGATGCCGGGAGCCCGACCCCTCATTGCCGCCCTCGCGCTGGCCATCGGCCTCACCGGGTGCGGCGACTCCGACAGCGATGTCGCACAACCGAACTCGACCGCACCGACCACCACCACGGCGGCCACCCCGACCGAGGACCCCGATGCAAGCCCGGGCAAACTCCTCACCGCGGACCCCACAATCGTTACCCCGCACCCGATTCCGTTCACATCCTGGAAGCGCCTCGCCCCAGACAAGCTCGCCGTCAACTTCGAAACCGGCAATCCCGCCTGCTACGGCGTGGACGTCACCACCACCGAGACCGACAAAACAGTCACCATCGAACTCCGCTCCGGCACCCGCGCCGACGCAGTCGGCCGAATGTGCACGATGGAGATCGTCTTCGCAACTATGGAGATCCCCCTCAAGGCCGCCCTGAACGACCGAAAAGTCCTGAGCGCAGCCTGATCTCGCACTGGTCTTCCGAAGCCTCACAGCACTGCTTACCGCTTCACAGCACCAGCAGCCGGCTACAGAAGTTGTGAAGCGTCAACATGTGCTGTGAAGGACAGCGGGGGGGTTAGGTCGGTTCGGCGACGGAGTCGGCGAGAGCGGTGAATTGGGGGTAGGGGATCGGGTGGGGGTGGGACCAGGTTTTTTGGGCCATGATGCGTAAAGGGGTGGTGATGGAGATCGCGATCTGGTCGGGGGTTTGGGCGGTTGGGTCGTCGCACCAGACGTGCAGGCTTGCACCGAGATTCGAGGCGTTCTGGGCGGGTGCGAGGCGGGAGCCGTCGACGAAGATCGCTGGATCCCAGAGTTCATAGCCGAGGATCGGCGGCTGATTCGCGATCGCGGCCGCCGGGCCGCCGGTCACGTAGTAGGTCGGCAGGAATGCGGCGTTCTTCAGCTGATGGCCCGCTGCGATGAGATCCTGTGGCGGGCGGGCGATTCCGAAGAACGGTAGCGGTAGCTGCGGGATGCCGGCGCGGCTCCAGTAGTCGACGACGATATCGCTGCCGATCGCGAGGGTCCCTTCCCCCGTGTGCAAGCCGTCGTTCCAGATC
Coding sequences within:
- the rpmB gene encoding 50S ribosomal protein L28 produces the protein MSAHCQVTGRKPGFGKSVSHSHKRTNRRWNPNIQRKTYYLPSEDRRITLTVSTKGIKTIDRDGIEAVVTRLRARGEKI
- a CDS encoding LysM peptidoglycan-binding domain-containing protein produces the protein MGDTLRVGEELGLGQSLTNGAYTLALQPDGNLVLSEPGGNVVWAAQTHGQDVQKAVLQQDGNFVVYKGDGSAAWSTETNGKSVDRLTVQPDRNVVLYGADGGAVWATDTKTDNPIEAPAAEPAAAPPAEGGRSYTVEPGDTMWAIAERFLGDGNRYQEIADASGIDNPDSIQPGQELKIP
- the mrf gene encoding ribosome hibernation factor-recruiting GTPase MRF, with protein sequence MAVLERTPVVLIAGFAGRATQGVDHLAAALRQAAGTVVVRHELSELREGIVRRTVWQDGRESTEVLELAHGCVSCTLRADLLPLLCKLSARDSVDRIVLALDPAFEAEAVCQAIEGVVVAGIVGRVDGPAGRDVRVEAVLTCLDTQTWLADATGDETLAERGLAAADDDRTVAQVAVGQVDFADALVALGPAVDALDQARLAEVLARLVPDAPVCWSEDLATVGTAEIEKLLARIPAGSRRGRIFDAHAPLLRGQPPLGTEHGVTLIEFAASRPFHPERLHEALDVLFEGVVTARGRMWLATQPGEVVWLESAGGGLRVGGAGRWLAAMPADEVAQADPARRALAALRWDDTFGDRDISLVILAHDADPADIRHALHWALVEDDELRLVERAPERVAQWEDPFGEWHQDPCADSESAPAQPNSQRGEGK
- the rpmG gene encoding 50S ribosomal protein L33 — protein: MASKSTELRPIVKLKSTAGTGYTYVTRKNRRNDPDRMVLKKYDPVVRKHVDFREER
- the rpmF gene encoding 50S ribosomal protein L32; protein product: MAVPKRRMSRSNTRSRRAQWKATPPDLVEVKVGSVAHKVPRRLVKAVQLGLVDPTRL
- the rpsR gene encoding 30S ribosomal protein S18, whose amino-acid sequence is MAVKRAPSKKVRAEQARKPKKNPLIAAGIETVDYKDVNLLRTFISDRGKIRSRRVTGLTPQQQRQVAVAVKNAREMALLPFTSK
- the rpsN gene encoding 30S ribosomal protein S14 is translated as MAKKSKIARNEQRREVVARYAARRAELKEIIRKPGTPEDARAAAQAALQRLPRDASPVRLRNRDAADGRPRGHLRKFGLSRVRVREMAHRGELPGVSKASW
- a CDS encoding DUF1906 domain-containing protein, which translates into the protein MRFGLDYAGGRPGGAAIRAAGFDFVVRYLSSGGPSLPGKLLTPAEADDLRAHGVSIASNWETYADRMLEGYDAGALDAELGLAQVLRCGGRTDRPIYFSVDFDATPQQQVPINAYLDGAATVLGRANIGIYGGYWPVSRALDSGHAVWAWQTDAWSGGNVESRRNIHQTLRQPVVGGVVCDVNVAETADFGQWDFVQEEPDVTPEQEEVLRDIQIQLRGPGLSGWPQLGTDAEGRNLTLVDGLAAALRRIDELEDDTEALRVQVDELLAEVRRLEGPRWPWPLSAIQRDRAR
- a CDS encoding type B 50S ribosomal protein L31, yielding MKAGIHPDYHPVVFEDQSTGKRFLTRSTATSARTIEWADGNTYPLLVVDVTSDSHPFWTGTSRVMDTQGRVEKFERKYGRRNPRASKES